One genomic segment of Burkholderia multivorans ATCC BAA-247 includes these proteins:
- a CDS encoding peroxidase-related enzyme (This protein belongs to a clade of uncharacterized proteins related to peroxidases such as the alkylhydroperoxidase AhpD.), whose translation MTTHAHGFTFDTLGWRAWLDTVPLDTATPEQLAVLEASHPQAKTSDYYLLLVHLPEILRQRSGVFNAIMYGPGGLPRAERELASTAVSRVNGCVYCASVHAQRFAQLAKRTDAIEQVFDDPATAGTTARERAIVRYAIALTERPDAVGADDIAALEAEGLTHEEILDLSHAVAIFAWANRLMLTLGEPVFAEAGGR comes from the coding sequence GCTCACGGCTTCACGTTCGACACGCTGGGCTGGCGTGCGTGGCTCGACACCGTGCCGCTCGACACGGCGACGCCCGAACAGCTCGCGGTGCTCGAAGCGAGCCATCCGCAGGCCAAGACGTCCGACTACTATCTGCTGCTCGTACACCTGCCCGAAATCCTGCGGCAGCGCTCGGGCGTGTTCAACGCGATCATGTACGGGCCCGGCGGACTGCCGCGTGCGGAGCGCGAACTGGCGAGCACGGCCGTGTCGCGCGTGAACGGCTGCGTGTACTGCGCGTCCGTGCATGCGCAGCGCTTCGCGCAACTCGCGAAACGCACCGATGCGATCGAGCAGGTGTTCGACGATCCGGCGACGGCCGGCACGACCGCGCGCGAACGCGCGATCGTGCGCTATGCGATCGCGCTGACCGAGCGGCCGGATGCGGTCGGCGCGGACGATATCGCGGCGCTGGAAGCCGAGGGGCTCACGCACGAGGAAATTCTCGACCTGTCGCATGCGGTCGCGATCTTCGCATGGGCGAACCGGTTGATGCTGACGCTGGGGGAACCGGTGTTTGCGGAGGCGGGAGGACGGTAG